A part of Saccopteryx bilineata isolate mSacBil1 chromosome 12, mSacBil1_pri_phased_curated, whole genome shotgun sequence genomic DNA contains:
- the OLIG3 gene encoding oligodendrocyte transcription factor 3, with translation MNSDSSSVSSRASSPDMDEMYLRDHHHRHHHHQESRLNSVSSTQGDMVQKMPGESLSRAGAKAAGESTKYKIKKQLSEQDLQQLRLKINGRERKRMHDLNLAMDGLREVMPYAHGPSVRKLSKIATLLLARNYILMLTSSLEEMKRLVGEIYGGHHSAFHCGTVGHSAGHPAHAANAVHPVHPILGGALSAGTASSPLSAASLPALGSIRPPHSLLKAPATPPALQLGGGFQHWAGLPCPCAVCQVPPPPHLAALSTAGMARLSAESKDLLK, from the coding sequence ATGAATTCTGATTCGAGCTCTGTCTCTAGCAGAGCCTCATCTCCGGACATGGATGAGATGTATCTGAGggaccaccaccaccgccaccaccaccaccaggagaGCCGCCTCAACTCGGTCTCCTCCACGCAGGGCGACATGGTGCAGAAGATGCCGGGGGAGAGTCTCTCGCGGGCCGGCGCCAAGGCCGCAGGCGAGAGCACCAAGTACAAAATCAAGAAGCAGCTGTCGGAGCAGGACCTGCAGCAGCTGCGGCTGAAGATCAACGGCCGCGAGCGCAAGCGGATGCACGACCTGAACCTCGCCATGGACGGGCTGCGCGAGGTCATGCCCTACGCGCACGGGCCCTCGGTGAGGAAGCTCTCCAAGATCGCCACGCTCCTGCTGGCCAGAAACTACATCCTCATGCTCACCAGCTCCCTGGAGGAGATGAAGAGGTTGGTCGGAGAGATCTACGGGGGCCACCACTCGGCCTTCCACTGCGGGACCGTGGGCCACTCGGCCGGCCACCCGGCGCACGCCGCCAACGCCGTGCACCCGGTGCACCCGATCCTGGGCGGCGCGCTGTCGGCCGGCACCGCCTCGTCGCCGCTGTCCGCCGCCTCGCTGCCGGCCCTCGGCTCCATCCGGCCGCCCCACTCGCTGCTCAAGGCGCCCGCCACGCCGCCCGCGCTGCAGCTGGGCGGCGGCTTCCAGCACTGGGCCGGGCTGCCCTGCCCCTGCGCCGTCTGCCaggtgccgccgccgccgcaccTGGCCGCGCTCTCCACGGCCGGCATGGCCCGGCTCTCGGCCGAGTCCAAGGACCTGCTCAAGTGA